The Coccidioides posadasii str. Silveira chromosome 3, complete sequence genome contains a region encoding:
- the RRP46 gene encoding exosome non-catalytic core subunit rrp46 (BUSCO:378256at4751~EggNog:ENOG410PMYB~COG:J~TransMembrane:2 (i93-109o129-154i)~BUSCO:13528at33183) — MHSTAMAAPIASLAPLEFANGSASYTSPTGDQILGSVNGPIEVNRRDAQKPDEATLEIVIKPGVGGSGVGERYVEGILRSVLSRVILMRDKAMARRAIVVTLVVVKNMVAEGKVDERGGSYLPILPSLLHTALLSLMSAAVPMSMIFTAALVAVTSHNEIVPHPSPKVSKAATSLHVLAFSSKGHLLLNESQGEFNIETWEKVYDLAETICRGGTKVQLIKGGDVSMDDAEMVQSLEQLVRKVVKDKAREDFAWKLATT, encoded by the exons ATGCATTCTACGGCAATGGCTGCACCAATTGCGTCCTTGGCTCCCCTCGAGTTCGCCAATGGTTCCGCTTCGTATACCTCCCCGACGGGTGACCAGATACTTGGATCGGTCAATGGTCCCATTGAAGTAAACCGTCGCGATGCCCAAAAGCCGGACGAAGCGACGCTAGAGATAGTGATCAAGCCGGGAGTCGGTGGAAGCGGTGTTGGCGAGAGATACGTGGAGGGAATCCTGCGTAGTGTTTTGAGCAGAGTTATCTTGATGCGCGACAAAGCCATGGCACGCAGAGCGATTGTGGTAACGTTGGTCGTCGTGAAGAATATGGTGGCTGAGGGCAAAGTCGATGAGCGGGGTGGTTCG TATCTTCCAATTCTCCCTTCGCTTCTTCATACCGCACTCCTCTCTCTTATGTCAGCTGCAGTTCCTATGTCTATGATCTTCACAGCTGCTCTTGTGGCTGTCACCTCTCACAACGAGATTGTGCCACACCCTTCACCTAAAGTCAGCAAAGCTGCGACATCCCTCCACGTGCTCGCATTTTCTTCCAAGGGCCATTTACTCCTAAACGAAAGCCAAGGCGAGTTCAACATAGAAACGTGGGAGAAAGTATACGATCTCGCCGAAACAATATGTCGAGGTGGAACAAAGGTTCAGCTTATCAAAGGTGGAGACGTTTCAATGGATGACGCCGAGATGGTACAAAGTTTAGAGCAGCTCGTGCGAAAAGTGGTGAAAGATAAAGCTCGTGAAGATTTTGCGTGGAAATTGGCTACGACTTGA
- a CDS encoding uncharacterized protein (EggNog:ENOG410PNIA~COG:S) — MARISKSKAAKFNAHTLQKLRDAVEIDPEVDLTTKLPLRYSTRLTKMRRVAQSDEDEDIRAFLRASDSVEVVFSLSEAVLNLLGVPRNTESTPNDLSERLVHVVQAGEIIWKAPFARQKMVFKCGHNIAVKAVQGMEDYTEYTTLKYIQ, encoded by the exons ATGGCCCGTATTTCCAAGTCGAAAGCTGCCAAGTTCAACGCCCATACCTTGCAGAAGTTGCGAGATGCTGTTGAAATTGATCCAGAAGTTGATTTGACGACGAAATTGCCATTGAGATATTCTACTCGTTTGACTAAGATGCGTCGCGTCGCCCAATCGG atgaagatgaagatatTCGAGCATTCCTTCGCGCATCAGACTCTGTCGAAGTTGTCTTTTCGTTGTCCGAAGCCGTACTGAATCTGCTAGGGGTACCAAGAAATACTGAATCTACGCCCAATGACCTCTCGGAGCGACTAGTCCATGTCGTACAGGCCGGCGAAATCATCTGGAAGGCCCCATTTGCTCGCCAAAAAATGGTCTTTAAATGTGGTCACAATATCGCCGTGAAGGCAGTACAGGGCATGGAGGATTATACTGAATACACGACTTTGAAATATATCCAATAG